Proteins encoded within one genomic window of Raineyella fluvialis:
- a CDS encoding alpha-E domain-containing protein, translating into MLSRIAQSLFWIGRHVERAEDTARLVQVQLRLFVEEPGVPTHTACSNLLTLLGVPAATYEPLLDEADPQLAHSALVGLLAYDRHQPSSIAYSWEQTRDNARRAREVIPSGVWEVVNTTWQALPRVTPRAIRSQHSYLDWARERSALFYGLARGSMVRDEGWQFLQLGRSLELADMTARLVTATTFAHGAVPWSAALRGCDAHDAFLRSYRGWRASTQAMEFLVQESNFPRSVMHGLTRASDALAAIDGQSSGVGLPGEARYELGRLTHELAYLPADELVDDLAGRMAEVQRTCQRVTTAISQAYFAAAAEQAWTTEETP; encoded by the coding sequence ATGCTGAGCCGGATCGCCCAGTCGCTGTTCTGGATCGGGCGCCACGTCGAGCGGGCCGAGGACACCGCACGGCTCGTCCAGGTGCAGCTGCGGCTGTTCGTCGAGGAGCCCGGCGTGCCGACCCACACGGCGTGCAGCAACCTGCTGACCTTGCTCGGGGTGCCGGCGGCGACGTACGAACCGCTGCTGGACGAGGCCGACCCGCAGCTCGCCCACAGTGCCCTCGTCGGCCTGCTCGCCTACGACCGCCACCAGCCCTCGTCCATCGCCTACAGCTGGGAGCAGACCCGCGACAACGCCCGGCGGGCCCGCGAGGTGATCCCGTCCGGGGTCTGGGAGGTGGTCAACACCACGTGGCAGGCACTGCCCCGGGTGACGCCGCGGGCGATCCGGTCCCAGCACAGCTACCTGGACTGGGCCCGGGAGCGGTCGGCCCTGTTCTACGGGCTGGCGCGCGGGTCGATGGTCCGCGACGAGGGCTGGCAGTTCCTCCAGCTGGGCCGCAGCCTCGAGCTGGCGGACATGACCGCCCGGCTCGTCACCGCGACGACCTTCGCCCACGGGGCGGTGCCGTGGTCGGCCGCGTTGCGCGGCTGCGACGCCCATGACGCCTTCCTGCGCAGCTACCGCGGCTGGCGGGCCTCCACCCAGGCGATGGAGTTCCTGGTCCAGGAGAGCAACTTCCCGCGGTCGGTGATGCACGGGCTGACCCGGGCCAGTGACGCGCTCGCCGCGATCGACGGGCAGTCGAGCGGGGTCGGGCTGCCGGGCGAGGCGCGCTACGAGCTCGGCCGGCTCACCCACGAGCTCGCCTACCTGCCGGCGGACGAGTTGGTCGACGACCTGGCCGGCCGGATGGCCGAGGTCCAGCGGACCTGCCAGCGGGTCACCACGGCGATCTCGCAGGCCTACTTCGCCGCCGCGGCCGAACAGGCCTGGACGACCGAGGAGACCCCCTGA
- a CDS encoding TetR/AcrR family transcriptional regulator, with product MSRAQRLSPEDRRQAIITATVPLLVAAGPDVSTRRIAEACGIAEGTLFRAFPTKDDLIEATVRACLDPGEVIAALHAIDPGEPLEARLRRIVLLLSDRIHEISGLFAALMRPRPGGKGAEHFHPRGHRHGPRDHTERDRITDAIAGLLAPDAERLALDPHTAASFVWSNVTAATHPMLGNGLAGDPDLLSHLLLKALQKDPS from the coding sequence ATGAGCAGAGCACAACGCCTCTCCCCCGAGGACAGACGCCAGGCCATCATCACGGCCACCGTCCCGCTGCTCGTCGCCGCGGGTCCCGACGTCTCCACCCGGCGGATCGCCGAGGCCTGCGGGATCGCCGAGGGCACGCTCTTCCGCGCCTTCCCGACCAAGGATGACCTTATCGAGGCGACGGTCCGCGCCTGCCTCGATCCGGGTGAGGTGATCGCCGCGCTGCACGCGATCGACCCGGGCGAACCACTCGAGGCCCGGCTGCGCCGGATCGTCCTGCTCCTCAGCGACCGGATCCACGAGATCAGCGGACTGTTCGCGGCCCTGATGCGACCCCGGCCGGGCGGCAAGGGCGCCGAACACTTCCATCCCCGCGGCCACCGGCACGGGCCGCGGGACCACACCGAGCGGGACCGGATCACCGACGCCATCGCCGGCCTGCTGGCCCCCGACGCCGAACGACTGGCGCTGGACCCGCACACGGCCGCGTCGTTCGTCTGGTCGAACGTCACCGCCGCCACCCATCCGATGCTCGGCAACGGGCTGGCCGGCGACCCCGACCTGCTCTCCCACCTGCTCCTCAAGGCTCTGCAGAAGGACCCGTCGTGA
- a CDS encoding DUF881 domain-containing protein, whose translation MTQPTLLATLRAGARRFRTILWLRRGAGRPRRTVRTALAGAATVVICVVAGYLIGTSSVLARGTDLRGGRNTDLISLVRTGSQRNAMLARDVSSTRAEVDRLAGQTGTGIDPALLSAAAEQAQTVAMTGPGVSVVLDDAPMSVAPAGLDPDLLVVHQQDIQAVVNALWEGGAEGMTIQGQRVISTTGIKCVGNTVVLQGIPYAPPYRIQAIGDPAILEATLSSSQYVRNYQDYVAAYGLGWLEHREDALHLPAYTGGIGLTYAKSLAASSSGAPSSGAASGSASPR comes from the coding sequence GTGACGCAACCGACGCTGCTGGCCACCCTGCGCGCCGGGGCCCGCCGTTTCCGGACGATCCTGTGGCTGCGGCGCGGCGCCGGGAGGCCTCGACGCACGGTCCGGACGGCCCTCGCCGGAGCGGCGACGGTGGTCATCTGCGTGGTGGCCGGTTACCTGATCGGCACCAGTTCGGTGCTCGCCCGCGGCACCGACCTGCGTGGCGGACGCAACACCGACCTCATCTCGCTGGTGCGGACCGGCTCCCAGCGCAATGCGATGCTCGCCCGCGACGTCTCGTCGACGCGGGCCGAGGTCGACCGGCTCGCCGGTCAGACCGGTACCGGCATCGATCCCGCCCTGCTCTCCGCCGCCGCCGAGCAGGCCCAGACGGTGGCGATGACCGGGCCGGGGGTGAGCGTGGTGCTCGACGACGCGCCGATGTCGGTCGCCCCGGCAGGCCTCGATCCCGATCTCCTCGTGGTGCACCAGCAGGACATCCAGGCTGTCGTCAACGCGCTGTGGGAGGGCGGCGCCGAGGGGATGACGATCCAGGGCCAGCGGGTGATCTCGACGACCGGCATCAAATGCGTCGGCAACACCGTGGTGCTGCAGGGGATCCCGTACGCCCCGCCGTACCGGATCCAGGCGATCGGTGACCCGGCGATCCTCGAGGCGACGCTGTCGTCCTCCCAGTACGTGCGCAACTACCAGGACTACGTCGCCGCCTATGGTCTGGGCTGGCTGGAGCATCGAGAGGACGCCCTGCACCTGCCCGCCTACACCGGTGGCATCGGGCTGACGTACGCCAAGTCGCTGGCCGCGTCCTCGAGCGGAGCGCCGTCGAGCGGAGCTGCGTCGGGCAGCGCCTCGCCGCGCTGA
- a CDS encoding HAD-IA family hydrolase has translation MAGQAFDGVIFDMDSTLVDSLPAIVRVWTRFAERYRLTAEDLSGLFGLSSGAIVDLLVPAERRAEALAWITEHELSDQEGVVALPGAAHALAAAGERAAVATSATRPMAYARLAAAGLPQPAVLVTASDVVRAKPDPQIFLAAAAGLGVDPARCLVAEDAPNGLRAARAAGMATVAVTTTHTAEQLAPLADVVVPDLSHVGLRLDGARVLVSAPR, from the coding sequence ATGGCGGGGCAGGCGTTCGACGGGGTCATCTTCGACATGGATTCGACGTTGGTGGATTCGCTACCGGCGATCGTGCGGGTGTGGACGCGGTTCGCGGAGCGTTATCGGCTGACCGCCGAGGACCTGTCGGGGCTGTTCGGGCTGTCGAGCGGCGCGATCGTCGACCTGCTGGTCCCCGCGGAGCGACGCGCGGAGGCGCTGGCCTGGATCACCGAGCACGAACTCTCCGACCAGGAGGGCGTTGTCGCGCTGCCCGGGGCGGCCCACGCGCTGGCGGCGGCCGGGGAGCGGGCCGCCGTCGCGACGTCGGCCACCCGTCCGATGGCGTACGCCCGGCTGGCCGCGGCCGGACTGCCGCAACCCGCCGTGCTGGTCACCGCCAGCGACGTCGTCCGGGCCAAGCCGGACCCGCAGATCTTCCTGGCCGCTGCGGCCGGTCTCGGCGTGGATCCCGCCCGCTGTCTGGTCGCGGAGGACGCGCCCAACGGGCTTCGCGCGGCGCGGGCCGCCGGGATGGCGACCGTCGCCGTGACCACGACGCACACGGCCGAGCAGCTCGCCCCGCTGGCGGACGTGGTGGTGCCCGATCTCAGCCATGTCGGTCTGCGCCTCGACGGCGCGCGGGTGCTGGTCAGCGCGCCACGCTGA
- a CDS encoding glutamate--cysteine ligase, whose translation MRRYGVEEELLVVDAETLEPLPSGGRAADDRGEGSASETQLTAELQQEQIEAVSPPMSTLSEQWAAIRRGRALAQEAAARFGGVVVALPLAPARVTPHLVAHPRYQRMLEQFGPTAAEQLTNGFHVHVEIGSRAEGVGVLDRIRVWLPAVLALSANSPFSGGADTGYASYRYQAWSRWPTAGPTDLFGSPDGYDRHRAALLATKVPLDAGMLYFDARLAEKYSTVEVRVADVNLDAEHAAVIASLIRALVETGARAWRNGDPAPDVPASELSVWNWRASRSGIEDQLVDPRSGTPVPAAEVIGQFLELVRPALADDEERMAVETVVDDILHTGGGARRQRRAYEAHHRLRDVVACAVDATHAPARRR comes from the coding sequence GTGCGACGTTACGGCGTGGAGGAAGAGCTGCTGGTCGTCGACGCCGAGACGTTAGAGCCGTTGCCGTCCGGGGGACGCGCCGCGGACGACCGCGGCGAGGGGAGCGCGAGCGAAACGCAGTTGACGGCGGAGTTGCAGCAGGAGCAGATCGAGGCCGTCTCCCCGCCGATGAGCACCCTGTCGGAACAATGGGCCGCGATCAGGAGGGGCCGGGCCCTGGCCCAGGAGGCGGCCGCCCGCTTCGGCGGCGTCGTGGTGGCCCTGCCCCTCGCGCCCGCCCGGGTCACCCCGCACCTCGTCGCCCATCCCCGCTACCAGCGGATGCTCGAGCAGTTCGGTCCCACCGCGGCCGAGCAGCTCACCAACGGCTTCCACGTCCACGTCGAGATCGGTTCGCGGGCCGAAGGTGTCGGAGTGCTGGATCGCATCCGCGTCTGGCTGCCGGCCGTGTTGGCCCTCAGCGCCAATTCCCCGTTCTCCGGCGGTGCCGACACGGGGTACGCCTCCTACCGCTACCAGGCCTGGTCCAGATGGCCGACCGCGGGCCCGACCGACCTGTTCGGCTCTCCTGACGGGTACGACCGGCATCGGGCGGCATTGCTCGCCACGAAGGTGCCGCTGGATGCCGGCATGCTCTACTTCGACGCGCGACTGGCGGAGAAGTATTCCACCGTCGAGGTCAGGGTGGCGGACGTCAACCTGGACGCGGAGCACGCCGCCGTGATCGCCAGCCTGATCCGGGCGTTGGTGGAGACCGGTGCGCGGGCCTGGCGCAACGGGGACCCCGCCCCGGACGTCCCCGCCTCGGAGCTGTCCGTGTGGAACTGGCGGGCCAGCCGCTCCGGCATCGAGGACCAGTTGGTGGATCCTCGCAGTGGCACCCCTGTCCCGGCCGCGGAGGTGATCGGTCAGTTCCTCGAGCTCGTCCGTCCCGCGCTCGCCGACGACGAGGAGCGGATGGCGGTGGAGACCGTCGTCGACGACATCCTGCACACCGGGGGAGGGGCCCGCCGGCAGCGCCGGGCGTACGAGGCCCACCATCGGCTCCGCGACGTCGTCGCCTGCGCCGTGGACGCGACCCATGCGCCGGCCCGGCGCCGATAA
- a CDS encoding FAD-dependent oxidoreductase has translation MSERSRKVVIVGGVAGGMSAATRLRRLDEHAEIVVFERSWYVSFANCGLPYHVGGVIEDRQALLLQTPESLGRRFGIDVRVGHEVVSIDRAAKLVSVRNLNTDRVTTESYDTLILSPGASPFVPDLPGKERALTLRNIADVDEMVAAVARKPHTAVVIGGGFIGVELAENLQLRGIDVTILELSDQILPPLDPEMAAYVAQELVEHGIDVVTGTEATVIGEHTVTLATGEEIPADLVVMSIGVRPDSHLAKDAGLEVNSRGGIVVDEFQRTSDPAIFAVGDAAEKRDALTGDAAMVPLAQTANRHGRLVADVIVGRPTSSKPVLGTAIVGVFGLMAASVGWNEKRLRAAGRRYRAIHAHPGSHAGYYPGSETLHLKLLVDADTDEILGAQAIGKDGADKRIDVIATAMRGGLKGADLADLELAYAPQFGSAKDPINMLGFIDDNVVNGQSELIQWHEVEAAHKAGLPLVDVRTPGEFRRGHIPGSINLPVDELRDRLDEVPAGDLIITCQVGLRGHVAERILRQAGHHVKNLTGGYATWSTATRPVARPAWSETPAEEEAAR, from the coding sequence ATGAGCGAACGCTCCCGCAAGGTCGTCATCGTCGGTGGCGTGGCGGGTGGCATGTCCGCCGCCACCCGCCTGCGCCGCCTCGACGAACACGCCGAGATCGTCGTGTTCGAGCGCAGCTGGTACGTCTCGTTCGCCAACTGCGGCCTTCCCTACCACGTGGGTGGCGTGATCGAGGACCGCCAGGCGCTGCTGCTGCAGACGCCCGAGTCCCTCGGCCGCCGCTTCGGGATCGATGTCCGCGTCGGCCACGAGGTCGTCTCGATCGATCGGGCCGCCAAGCTGGTGTCGGTGCGCAATCTCAACACCGATCGGGTCACCACGGAGTCGTACGACACGCTGATTCTCTCCCCCGGCGCCTCCCCCTTCGTTCCGGACCTCCCGGGCAAGGAGCGGGCCCTGACGCTGCGCAACATCGCCGACGTCGACGAGATGGTCGCCGCCGTCGCCCGCAAGCCGCACACCGCCGTGGTGATCGGCGGCGGCTTCATCGGCGTCGAGCTCGCCGAGAACCTGCAGCTGCGCGGCATCGACGTGACGATCCTCGAGCTGTCCGACCAGATCCTGCCGCCGCTGGATCCCGAGATGGCCGCGTACGTGGCCCAGGAACTGGTCGAGCACGGCATCGACGTGGTCACCGGCACCGAGGCGACCGTCATCGGCGAGCACACCGTCACCCTGGCGACCGGCGAGGAGATCCCCGCCGACCTGGTCGTCATGTCGATCGGTGTCCGCCCGGACTCGCACCTGGCGAAGGACGCTGGCCTCGAGGTCAACTCCCGCGGCGGCATCGTCGTGGACGAGTTCCAGCGCACCTCCGACCCGGCCATCTTCGCCGTCGGTGACGCGGCCGAGAAGCGCGACGCGCTGACCGGTGACGCCGCCATGGTGCCGCTGGCCCAGACCGCCAACCGGCACGGCCGCCTCGTCGCCGACGTCATCGTCGGCCGGCCGACCAGCTCGAAGCCGGTGCTCGGCACCGCCATCGTCGGGGTCTTCGGCCTGATGGCCGCCTCGGTCGGCTGGAACGAGAAGCGGCTGCGCGCCGCGGGCCGCCGCTACCGGGCGATCCACGCCCATCCGGGCTCGCACGCCGGCTACTACCCCGGCTCCGAGACCCTGCACCTCAAGCTGCTGGTCGATGCCGACACCGACGAGATCCTCGGTGCCCAGGCGATCGGCAAGGACGGCGCCGACAAGCGCATCGACGTCATCGCCACGGCGATGCGCGGTGGGCTCAAGGGCGCCGACCTGGCCGATCTGGAGCTGGCGTACGCCCCGCAGTTCGGCTCGGCCAAGGACCCGATCAACATGCTGGGCTTCATCGACGACAACGTCGTGAACGGCCAGTCGGAGCTGATCCAGTGGCACGAGGTGGAAGCGGCCCACAAGGCCGGCCTGCCGCTGGTCGACGTCCGGACGCCGGGCGAGTTCCGCCGTGGTCATATCCCGGGCTCGATCAACCTGCCGGTGGACGAGCTGCGCGACCGGCTGGACGAGGTGCCGGCCGGCGACCTGATCATCACCTGCCAGGTGGGCCTGCGCGGCCACGTGGCCGAGCGGATCCTGCGCCAGGCGGGCCACCACGTCAAGAACCTCACCGGTGGCTACGCCACCTGGTCCACCGCCACCCGGCCGGTCGCCCGGCCGGCGTGGAGCGAGACGCCCGCCGAGGAGGAAGCGGCTCGCTGA
- a CDS encoding metal-sensitive transcriptional regulator has translation MELPGEDMRPVINRLKRARGQLNGIIDMVEEGRDCEEIVTQIAAVAKALDRAGFAVVAAGMRQCVLADDGLDTTKMEKLFLSLA, from the coding sequence ATGGAGTTGCCCGGCGAGGACATGCGCCCGGTCATCAATCGATTGAAGCGGGCCCGTGGCCAGCTCAATGGCATCATCGACATGGTCGAGGAGGGCCGCGACTGCGAGGAGATCGTCACCCAGATCGCCGCCGTCGCCAAGGCCTTGGATCGCGCCGGTTTCGCCGTCGTGGCGGCGGGGATGCGCCAGTGCGTGCTCGCTGACGATGGTCTGGACACGACGAAGATGGAGAAGCTCTTCCTGTCGCTGGCCTGA
- a CDS encoding gluconokinase, which translates to MTTTHVVVMGVAGSGKSTVAHGLAARLGWPMAEGDEFHSVENIAKMASGHPLTDDDRWPWLDRIVEWTAQQDRAGHCTLVTCSALRRAYRDRLRTAPGRTVFVHLVGSADVVADRLAHRTDHFMPSSLLPSQLATLEPLGSDEDGFSIDIEQDVDEVLDSIVDALSTNPQLLKGCAE; encoded by the coding sequence ATGACTACAACCCATGTGGTGGTGATGGGAGTCGCCGGCAGCGGCAAATCGACCGTCGCCCATGGCTTGGCCGCCCGACTGGGGTGGCCGATGGCCGAGGGGGACGAGTTCCACTCGGTCGAGAACATCGCCAAGATGGCCTCCGGCCATCCCCTCACCGACGATGACCGCTGGCCGTGGCTCGACCGGATCGTCGAGTGGACGGCGCAGCAGGACCGGGCCGGCCACTGCACCCTGGTCACGTGCTCCGCACTGCGTCGGGCCTACCGTGATCGGCTCCGGACGGCTCCCGGACGTACGGTCTTCGTCCACCTCGTCGGTTCGGCCGATGTCGTCGCCGACCGGCTCGCGCACCGGACCGATCACTTCATGCCGTCCTCGCTCCTGCCGTCGCAACTGGCGACGCTGGAGCCCCTCGGATCCGACGAGGACGGCTTCTCCATCGATATCGAACAGGACGTCGACGAGGTGCTGGACAGCATCGTCGATGCCCTCTCCACCAACCCTCAGCTCCTCAAGGGGTGTGCAGAATGA
- a CDS encoding transglutaminase family protein — MRLSIDHVTGFRYASPVRASYNEARMTPVSSPSQVVWTSRLMITPAAWRTTYTDYWGTPVTCFEVHEPHDRLEIESRALIETRPLQDDWDVQRRVPASDLSWAELRGGDVLDAMSEYLVNSERTTPHEELAELAAGLTDRPPRLAALDVCDLVHDHLAYEVGATGVTSTAAEAWEGGRGVCQDFSHVTCGALRQLGIPARYVSGYLHPAGPDAIRGDAVEGESHSWLEFWCGSWQAYDPTAMHRVNEAYVRIGHGRDYSDVSPLRGTYAGGDSEMFVRVTITALS, encoded by the coding sequence ATGCGGCTGAGCATCGACCACGTCACGGGGTTCCGCTACGCGTCCCCGGTCCGGGCCTCCTACAACGAGGCACGGATGACGCCGGTCTCCAGCCCCTCGCAGGTGGTCTGGACCTCCCGGCTGATGATCACCCCGGCGGCCTGGCGCACCACGTACACCGACTACTGGGGCACGCCCGTCACCTGCTTCGAGGTGCACGAGCCGCACGACCGGCTCGAGATCGAGTCGCGGGCCCTGATCGAGACACGTCCGCTCCAGGACGACTGGGACGTGCAGCGACGGGTGCCGGCGAGCGACCTGTCCTGGGCCGAGCTCCGGGGCGGCGACGTCCTCGACGCGATGAGCGAGTACCTCGTCAACTCCGAGCGGACCACCCCGCACGAGGAACTCGCCGAACTCGCCGCCGGCCTCACCGACCGGCCGCCGCGGCTCGCGGCGCTCGACGTCTGCGACCTGGTCCACGACCACCTGGCGTACGAGGTCGGGGCGACCGGGGTGACCTCGACGGCCGCCGAGGCCTGGGAGGGCGGCCGCGGCGTCTGCCAGGACTTCAGCCACGTCACCTGCGGGGCGTTGCGCCAGCTCGGCATCCCGGCCCGGTACGTGTCCGGCTACCTGCACCCTGCCGGCCCGGACGCGATCCGCGGCGACGCGGTCGAGGGTGAGTCGCACTCCTGGCTGGAGTTCTGGTGCGGCTCCTGGCAGGCGTACGATCCCACCGCGATGCACCGGGTGAACGAGGCGTACGTCCGGATCGGGCACGGCCGCGACTACTCCGACGTGTCCCCACTACGCGGAACGTACGCGGGCGGAGACTCCGAGATGTTCGTCAGGGTGACAATTACTGCGCTTTCGTGA
- a CDS encoding cell division protein CrgA: MAESKQRKSVSDHHKGDRGKAARRHDTETATSTEQTESTRRRTAAPGTAPWVVPTMVTLLLLGVVWIVVFYVAGYLIPFMAAMGNWNLAVGMGLIASSFIVATQWK, encoded by the coding sequence GTGGCCGAGTCCAAGCAGCGCAAGTCCGTCTCCGATCACCATAAGGGTGATCGCGGCAAGGCGGCCCGGCGTCACGACACGGAGACTGCCACCAGCACGGAGCAGACCGAGTCCACCCGCCGCCGGACCGCGGCCCCGGGCACCGCACCCTGGGTGGTGCCGACGATGGTGACCCTGCTGCTGCTGGGCGTCGTGTGGATCGTCGTCTTCTACGTCGCCGGCTACCTGATCCCGTTCATGGCCGCGATGGGCAACTGGAACCTGGCCGTCGGCATGGGGCTGATCGCGTCGTCGTTCATCGTGGCGACGCAGTGGAAGTGA
- a CDS encoding FadR/GntR family transcriptional regulator — protein sequence MATTSERPLMHHGVARELGIEIIEGRWPVNQARTLEDIQDRFGVSRTVAREASRLLEMLGLASTQRRRGIVALEADSWHVLDTTLIEWRLHSNRRREQLESLTQLRLAVEPVAVDGMARTASIHDRALLLPLAAEMRRTGEGGLAQEFLRLDVEFHRLILTNSGNELFAALSDQVASVLAGRSEIGLMPVHPQPTALDAHEAVAEAVFRGDGPAARVAMQVILDEVQAAVSDVNGRDAAASAAGR from the coding sequence ATGGCGACGACCTCCGAACGGCCACTGATGCACCACGGCGTCGCCCGCGAACTCGGCATCGAGATCATCGAGGGACGCTGGCCCGTCAACCAGGCCCGCACCCTGGAGGACATCCAGGACCGCTTCGGCGTGTCCCGTACGGTCGCCCGCGAGGCCTCCCGGCTGCTGGAGATGCTGGGACTCGCCAGCACCCAGCGACGCCGCGGCATCGTCGCCCTCGAGGCCGACAGTTGGCACGTCCTCGACACGACACTGATCGAGTGGCGGCTGCATTCGAACCGGCGGCGGGAGCAACTGGAGTCGCTCACCCAGCTCCGGCTGGCGGTCGAGCCGGTGGCGGTGGACGGGATGGCGCGCACTGCCTCGATCCACGATCGGGCCCTGCTGCTGCCCCTGGCCGCGGAGATGCGCCGCACCGGCGAGGGCGGGCTGGCTCAGGAGTTCCTGCGCCTGGACGTCGAGTTCCACCGGCTGATCCTCACCAACAGCGGTAACGAACTCTTCGCCGCGCTCAGTGATCAGGTGGCGTCGGTGCTGGCCGGGAGGTCGGAGATCGGCCTGATGCCCGTCCATCCGCAGCCCACGGCCCTTGACGCCCACGAGGCTGTCGCCGAGGCGGTCTTCCGCGGCGACGGACCCGCGGCGCGAGTCGCCATGCAGGTGATCCTGGACGAGGTGCAAGCGGCCGTGAGTGACGTGAATGGACGGGATGCGGCGGCGTCGGCGGCCGGACGCTGA
- a CDS encoding ABC transporter ATP-binding protein — protein MTYPLNRLLVRHLRPYGGLLVGVVLLQFAATLASLFLPTLNASIIDQGVAKGDTAYIWSHGGIMLGVSLVQVICQISAVLLGSMVAMGFGRDTRAAIFSRVLSFSSREVNRFGAPSLITRNTNDVQQVQMLVLMTCIMILGAPITMVGGVIMALRNDWHMAWLIVVAVAALGLSIGLLVSRMVPLFQSMQKRIDVLNRVLREQISGIRVVRAFVREPYEATRFAEANGDLTRTALNVGRLMASMFPIVMLILNVSSVAVLWFGAAQIDADHIQVGQLTAFLQYLMQILMSGMMAVMMIVMVPRAAVCADRIMEVLDTDSTVVPPADPIRTVSSHGTVSLSGVGFTYPGADSAVLQDISFAMEPGRTTAIIGSTGSGKTTLVNLLPRLYDASQGTVRVDGVDVRRLDPELLWSRVGLVPQKPYLFTGTVASNLRYGNPDATDEELWHALEVAQARDFVEAMPGRLEAPIAQGGTNVSGGQRQRLSIARALVRRPDVYIFDDSFSALDVTTDARLRAALARETAEQAVLIVGQRVSTIAGADQILVLEDGRIVGRGTHDELLASTPTYAEIVESQLSAEEAAA, from the coding sequence GTGACATATCCCCTCAACCGCCTCCTCGTCCGCCACCTGCGGCCGTACGGTGGACTGCTGGTCGGCGTCGTGCTGCTGCAGTTCGCGGCGACCCTCGCCTCCCTCTTCCTGCCCACCCTCAACGCCTCGATCATCGACCAGGGCGTCGCGAAGGGCGACACCGCCTACATCTGGTCGCACGGCGGCATCATGCTGGGCGTCAGCCTCGTCCAGGTGATCTGCCAGATCTCCGCGGTCCTGCTCGGCAGCATGGTCGCGATGGGCTTCGGCCGCGACACCCGGGCCGCGATCTTCTCCCGCGTGCTGTCCTTTTCCTCGCGCGAGGTCAACCGCTTCGGTGCCCCGTCGCTGATCACCCGCAACACCAACGACGTCCAGCAGGTGCAGATGCTGGTGCTGATGACCTGCATCATGATCCTCGGTGCCCCGATCACCATGGTCGGCGGCGTCATCATGGCGCTGCGCAACGACTGGCACATGGCCTGGCTGATCGTCGTCGCCGTGGCCGCGCTCGGCCTGAGCATCGGCCTGCTGGTCAGCCGGATGGTCCCCCTCTTCCAGTCCATGCAGAAGCGGATCGACGTCCTCAACCGGGTGCTGCGCGAGCAGATCTCCGGGATCCGGGTGGTCCGGGCCTTCGTCCGCGAACCATACGAGGCGACGCGCTTCGCGGAGGCGAACGGCGACCTGACCCGCACCGCCCTCAACGTCGGGCGGCTGATGGCGAGCATGTTCCCGATCGTCATGCTCATCCTCAACGTGTCGAGCGTCGCCGTGCTGTGGTTCGGTGCCGCCCAGATCGACGCCGACCACATCCAGGTCGGCCAGTTGACCGCCTTCCTGCAGTACCTCATGCAGATCCTGATGAGCGGCATGATGGCCGTGATGATGATCGTCATGGTGCCCCGCGCCGCCGTCTGCGCGGACCGCATCATGGAGGTCCTCGACACCGACAGCACCGTGGTCCCGCCCGCCGACCCGATCCGCACGGTGTCCTCGCACGGGACGGTCTCCCTGTCCGGCGTCGGCTTCACCTATCCCGGCGCCGACTCGGCGGTGCTGCAGGACATCTCCTTCGCCATGGAGCCGGGCCGGACCACCGCCATCATCGGCTCGACCGGCTCGGGCAAGACGACGCTGGTCAACCTGCTGCCCCGGCTGTACGACGCCTCCCAGGGGACCGTGCGGGTGGACGGTGTCGACGTCCGCCGGCTCGACCCGGAGCTGCTGTGGAGCAGGGTCGGCCTGGTGCCGCAGAAGCCCTACCTCTTCACCGGCACGGTGGCGAGCAACCTGCGCTACGGCAATCCCGACGCCACCGACGAGGAGCTCTGGCACGCCCTCGAGGTGGCCCAGGCCCGCGACTTCGTCGAGGCGATGCCGGGCCGGCTCGAGGCACCGATCGCCCAGGGTGGCACCAACGTCTCCGGCGGCCAGCGTCAGCGCCTCTCCATCGCGCGGGCACTGGTGCGCCGGCCCGACGTCTACATCTTCGACGACTCCTTCTCGGCCCTCGACGTGACGACGGACGCCCGGTTGCGGGCCGCCCTCGCCCGGGAGACCGCCGAGCAGGCCGTGCTGATCGTCGGCCAGCGGGTCTCGACGATCGCCGGCGCGGACCAGATCCTCGTCCTCGAGGACGGCCGGATCGTCGGCCGAGGCACCCACGACGAACTCCTGGCCTCCACCCCCACGTACGCCGAGATCGTCGAATCCCAGTTGAGCGCCGAGGAGGCCGCGGCATGA